In Passer domesticus isolate bPasDom1 chromosome 1, bPasDom1.hap1, whole genome shotgun sequence, one DNA window encodes the following:
- the HIVEP1 gene encoding zinc finger protein 40 isoform X6 — protein MIFCVMCFCLQSIFKDKIEEAQKQLNGTEDQQREITDAGTRGTQDTIKGVKRKKIVSENHLKKIPKSPLRSPAEAKVKQNVDPSPLKALPDASERATAQDHLPVQNGNQCTKQNGGALSSEISVETTKSETSMQTKLSLTHQSLDLCKQAAGNTDANQLNSAERKPPSNSSSSNTKTDSNECINFVDCSTSSPCTRTAFDVLLKAMEPELNTLAQECPPYGMQIEKLRPNKTVSTSSSLTSNTISVQNQSALSQQEFAAGPPYYPCTLNNVHVATTAKTGQAQGQSVSHSQDLITKTSQQNHQVVMCPSLTRSLVQQQSQENPKLQQVYSIAVTSSVVHTSSSTVTQVFSQNPLVATSSSPLSINTSSSTHLSIGPVYNSAQITSVVNHGVEQICNLLKDQKPKKLGKYVCEYCNRACAKPSVLQKHIRSHTGERPYPCVTCGFSFKTKSNLYKHKKSHAHAIKLGLVLQPDSGGLFLSHDSDKALSIHSDVEESGESEDEGTADERQDDQELEPAQLVKVISSAETLQKGSPTLLSNPDCISADSSLHDAEPQVRAALPKVVVHSVNVSPLRADSPKVTEPAPELAAAQRKGDSKVTTLQSNLTHTASFKENDIKQHQKVEAGLLEEQPGSTGGPVHAQLQRQQATDGSQDQQGKCLLSPRSLGSTDSGYFSRSESADQTMSPPAPFVRGLLTSEKDPNKNLPCVPRASGMVASVVQTVCAEKNLILSGQMRPPLATKTLEERISKLISDNEAVVDDKQLDSVKPRRTSLSRRGSIDSPKSYIFKDSFQFDLKPMGRRTSSSSDIPKSPFTPTEKSKQVFLLSVPSLDCLPITRSNSMPTTSYSAVPPNVIPPSHPLRGSQSFDDKIGSLYDDVFVSGPATPLNQGGHPRTLVRQAAIEDSSTGESQGLGSVRSVEENYLGCNLSNESLLHRSKSLAQGSNSEKTKKSPQVRGTMFECETCRNRYRKLENFENHKKFYCSELHGPKTKAAIREPEHKTAPNSTQPQILHYRVTTSTGVWEQTPQIRKRRKMKSVGDDDDPQQNDTSAPSKNTEGQSKPANSSSLSKHSATTVVGSQQPSKLLLQNSQIQLVARGTDQTTEPKMAPLIEKQSSSAVQEKVELKRQGTGISVIQHTNSLSRNSSFEKSESFERVSPVSSQEPNKGTKHRSLNTVVIQEDRHSHLSTPQRHQPLSSEPPRGEVQGSQLVSNERSAPLQPSRLVRQHNIQVPEILVTEEPDREQENQCSDPEKTERFNWPQRSETLSKLPTEKLPPKKKRIRLAEMEHSSAESSVDSTLSRSLSRESSLSHASSFSTSLDKDETLKAENPSKAEPVSKSSEFLMIPAGSHALAVPGPHYREMRRAASEQISCTQPSMEVVDYRSKSFDCGSMSPSKPVPLVEVATPKGSSANGAAGHVPLLERRRGPFVRQISLNIAPENQQPQVKSTSSLQAAHATDVPTVPLHRLQTSGKPSVEFPSSTQQSQTNSRPNSTIQNCNPVSLPSSQQPLDHMLNNQGQPSLTHQPSQPSTKTSAQGEQAGTNSLSCQPDEKKDCFAPKYQLQVKTLHIGQPYSSKLLKNTLSTQTGPNQVGVDQNASSFEVQTKLSDMSNPYSVPPLKQIVPNNCSSQIHQIPPFVVPVRIQSSMPSYGFATVTPLPHILVTQDQGNQSICKTNVVMVPTLEGKTQLPKSHKDHQRTLPNSFEFENSPLESGSRNSPLSSSSNIIQKVPVSGLFPQPEVTASSKRMLSPANSLDIAMEKQQKRVKDESGAACMADARPLHSLNIRSNDPPSKQKKPVLVRQVCTTEPLENHLLDPDVVTQHEKSSKASTSDLPDHQSSDTGVSETLKKSPESEDIKSSTSPVFVVGKPSELSPVNSQSSLLKAVSSSQERRSPPNSDDSTHISSPGQAKPVAALAVMNAGEMQRLSFPSLKTTTNFTWCYLMKRKPLHLLQNDQKISAYSTWTISPNNPNPLGLSTKVALSLLNSKQKVEKPLYTLARTTHPRSDVLVYSSKWKNSLTKRSLNRKKLTPTEFSNKENSESSTEHDKENSFIKTVPRRVKIFDGGYKSNEDYVYVRGRGRGKYICEECGIRCKKPSMLKKHIRTHTDVRPYHCNYCNFSFKTKGNLTKHMKSKAHSKKCMDLGVSVGLIDDQDGEEEFGMKVKSPQIFFFSFLRSPGDHQSEVNPVDVTVRSKDLAMTGQDMTWRSLMVAMKMKMTMRTMMKTARLSQCSPQRPR, from the exons aaaTCACCGATGCTGGTACTAGAGGAACCCAAGACACAATTAAGGgcgtgaaaagaaaaaagattgtGTCTGAAAACCAtcttaaaaaaataccaaaatcgCCTTTGAGAAGCCCTGCTGAAGCCAAGGTTAAGCAAAATGTAGACCCTTCACCGCTAAAAGCTCTTCCGGATGCTTCCGAACGTGCCACGGCACAGGATCACCTGCCCGTGCAAAATGGAAATCAATGTACCAAACAAAATGGGGGAGCACTTAGCAGTGAGATAAGTGTTGAAACAACCAAATCTGAGACATCAATGCAGACAAAGCTTTCACTGACGCATCAGTCCTTAGATTTGTGTAAACAGGCAGCGGGGAATACTGATGCAAACCAACTGAACTCAGCAGAGAGGAAGCCTCCCTCAAACTCCTCATCAAGTAATACAAAGACTGACAGTAATGAATGTATTAATTTTGTTGATTGCAGTACGTCGTCCCCATGTACGCGAACTGCATTCGATGTCTTACTAAAAGCTATGGAGCCTGAACTGAATACCTTAGCACAAGAGTGCCCCCCTTATGGGATGCAGATAGAGAAACTGAGACCAAATAAAACTGTAAGCACCTCTTCTAGTCTCACGTCCAATACAATAAGTGTCCAAAATCAGTCTGCTTTGTCACAGCAGGAGTTTGCAGCTGGACCTCCCTATTACCCGTGTACGTTGAACAATGTGCATGTAGCAACAACAGCCAAGACTGGACAAGCACAAGGCCAATCAGTTTCTCATTCACAAGATCTTATTACTAAAACCAGTCAGCAAAATCACCAGGTTGTTATGTGTCCAAGTTTAACTAGGTCGCTGGTGCAACAGCAGAGTCAAGAAAACCCCAAGCTCCAGCAGGTCTACAGCATAGCAGTAACTTCGTCTGTCGTTCACACCTCATCTTCCACTGTAACTCAGGTTTTTTCTCAAAACCCCTTAGTAGCTACTTCATCTTCACCATTGTCAATTAACACATCAAGTTCAACACACTTGTCTATAGGTCCCGTGTATAATTCAGCCCAGATAACATCAGTTGTAAACCATGGTGTAGAACAAATATGTAACCTCTTGAAAGACCAGAAGCCTAAAAAGCTAGGGAAATACGTCTGTGAGTATTGCAATCGGGCCTGTGCCAAGCCCAGTGTTCTCCAAAAGCACATCCGATCCCATACTGGAGAGCGACCATATCCTTGTGTGACATGTGGGTTTTCATTTAAAACCAAGAGCAATCTCTACAAGCACAAAAAATCTCATGCACACGCTATCAAACTTGGACTTGTCCTGCAACCAGATTCAGGTGGCCTCTTCTTATCTCATGACTCGGACAAAGCACTTAGCATTCATTCAGATGTGGAAGAAAGTGGTGAAAGTGAAGATGAAGGCACTGCAGATGAAAGACAAGATGATCAAGAACTGGAACCTGCACAATTAGTGAAAGTCATTTCGAGTGCAGAAACACTGCAGAAAGGAAGCCCTACCCTATTAAGCAACCCAGACTGTATATCAGCTGACTCTTCATTACATGATGCAGAACCACAAGTAAGGGCAGCTTTACCAAAAGTAGTAGTTCATTCTGTAAATGTTTCTCCATTGAGGGCTGATAGCCCAAAAGTGACAGAGCCAGCACCTGAGCTTGCTGCAGCCCAGAGAAAAGGAGATTCTAAAGTCACAACTCTTCAGTCAAATTTGACACATACAGCCTCATTCAAGGAGAATGACATAAAGCAGCATCAGAAAGTAGAAGCAGGCCTGTTAGAGGAACAGCCAGGATCTACAGGAGGGCCAGTGCATGCTCAACTCCAGAGACAACAGGCTACTGATGGTTCTCAAGATCAGCAAGGAAAATGTCTTTTGAGCCCTAGAAGTTTAGGTAGTACTGATTCCGGTTATTTCTCTCGTTCTGAAAGTGCCGATCAAACAATGAGCCCTCCAGCTCCTTTTGTAAGGGGATTGTTGACCTCTGAGAAAGATCCAAATAAAAATCTGCCCTGTGTGCCACGAGCAAGCGGCATGGTAGCATCAGTGGTACAAACTGTTTGtgctgaaaaaaatctgattcTCTCTGGCCAAATGCGACCTCCCTTGGCAACGAAAACCCTTGAGGAGCGTATCTCAAAGTTAATTTCTGATAATGAAGCTGTTGTGGATGACAAACAGTTAGATAGTGTGAAACCAAGAAGAACATCTCTTTCAAGAAGAGGAAGCATAGATTCACCAAAATCTTACATATTTAAGGATTCTTTCCAGTTTGATTTAAAACCCATGGGAAGAAGAACTAGCTCAAGCTCTGATATACCAAAGTCTCCTTTCACACCCACTGAGAAATCCAAGcaagtttttcttctttctgtacCATCCCTTGACTGTTTACCTATAACACGAAGTAATTCCATGCCTACCACCAGTTACTCAGCAGTACCTCCTAATGTCATACCTCCCTCTCATCCTCTTCGAGGAAGCCAGTCATTTGATGATAAAATTGGCTCTTTATATGATGACGTTTTTGTGTCAGGACCTGCTACCCCACTGAACCAAGGTGGACATCCTCGGACCCTAGTCAGACAGGCAGCAATAGAAGATTCTTCTACTGGTGAAAGCCAAGGTCTTGGATCCGTGCGATctgtagaagaaaattatctgggGTGTAATTTATCAAATGAATCCTTATTGCACAGGAGCAaatccctggcacagggatcaaattcagaaaaaacaaagaagtCCCCTCAGGTGCGAGGAACAATGTTTGAATGTGAAACCTGCAGAAACAGATAtagaaaactggaaaattttGAAAACCACAAGAAATTTTATTGTTCAGAGTTGCATGGACCTAAAACTAAAGCAGCAATCCGAGAGCCTGAGCACAAAACTGCTCCAAACAGTACACAGCCTCAAATTCTACACTACAGAGTCACAACTTCAACTGGTGTCTGGGAGCAAACACCCCaaataaggaaaagaaggaaaatgaaaagtgTTGGTGATGATGATGACCCACAGCAAAATGATACTAGTGCACCATCAAAAAACACAGAAGGCCAAAGCAAGCCAGCAAATTCTTCCAGTCTGTCAAAACACAGCGCCACAACTGTGGTAGGATCACAACAACCAAGCAAGCTTCTACttcagaattcccaaattcagCTTGTGGCTCGTGGCACAGATCAGACTACTGAGCCAAAGATGGCTCCCCTCATTGAAAAGCAATCAAGTTCAGCTGTGCAAGAAAAGGTGGAGTTGAAAAGACAAGGGACTGGCATTTCAGTAATACAGCACACAAATTCACTGAGCAGAAATAGCTCATTCGAGAAATCAGAGTCATTTGAAAGAGTATCACCAGTTTCTTCTCAAGAGCCCAACAAGGGCACAAAGCACCGCTCTTTGAATACAGTTGTAATCCAAGAAGACAGACACTCTCATCTGAGCACTCCCCAGCGTCACCAACCCTTGTCATCAGAACCACCTAGAGGGGAAGTGCAGGGAAGCCAATTAGTTTCTAATGAGAGAAGTGCACCACTTCAGCCATCAAGACTCGTTCGCCAGCATAACATCCAGGTTCCTGAAATACTGGTCACAGAAGAACCAGACAGAGAGCAGGAAAACCAATGCAGTGAcccagaaaagacagaaaggtTTAACTGGCCACAACGCAGTGAAACGCTGTCAAAATTGCCAACAGAAAAACTTCCACCGAAGAAGAAGAGAATTCGGTTGGCCGAAATGGAACATTCATCTGCTGAATCCAGTGTTGACTCCACACTTTCCAGAAGCCTAAGTCGGGAGAGTAGCTTGTCTCATGCCTCTAGTTTCTCAACTTCACTTGATAAAGATGAAACTTTAAAGGCTGAGAATCCTTCCAAAGCAGAGCCTGTTAGTAAGTCATCAGAATTCCTCATGATTCCTGCTGGCTCACACGCACTGGCAGTGCCTGGACCTCATTACCGGGAAATGAGACGTGCCGCCTCAGAGCAAATCAGCTGCACGCAGCCCTCAATGGAGGTTGTGGACTACAGGAGTAAGTCTTTCGACTGCGGGAGCATGTCTCCATCAAAACCTGTCCCGCTTGTAGAGGTAGCCACTCCAAAAGGGTCATCTGCAAATGGAGCTGCTGGACATGTGCCTCTGCTAGAAAGGAGGAGGGGGCCATTTGTAAGACAAATATCTTTAAATATTGCTCCCGAAAATCAGCAGCCTCAAGTGAAATCGACTTCTTCATTGCAGGCAGCTCATGCCACAGATGTGCCCACAGTGCCATTGCACAGGCTGCAGACCTCTGGCAAACCCTCGGTAGAGTTTCCTTCAAGTACTCAGCAATCACAGACTAACTCCAGACCTAATTCAACAATTCAAAATTGTAATCCTGTTAGCCTGCCTTCATCTCAGCAGCCTCTGGATCACATGTTGAATAATCAAGGCCAGCCGTCCTTGACTCATCAGCCTTCTCAGCCGTCTACTAAAACATCAGCCCAAGGGGAGCAAGCAGGCACAAACTCGCTTTCTTGTCAACCTGATGAAAAAAAGGACTGTTTTGCTCCAAAGTATCAACTTCAAGTTAAAACATTGCATATAGGTCAGCCATACTCTTCTAAATTGCTAAAAAATACTTTATCAACTCAGACTGGTCCAAATCAAGTTGGCGTGGACCAGAATGCATCTTCTTTTGAAGTGCAGACAAAACTCTCTGACATGTCTAATCCATACTCTGTGCCTCCTCTAAAGCAAATTGTTCCTAATAACTGCAGCAGTCAGATCCATCAGATTCCTCCTTTTGTGGTTCCCGTCCGTATTCAGAGCAGTATGCCATCCTATGGCTTCGCAACTGTTACACCCCTGCCTCACATTTTAGTGACCCAGGATCAGGGAAATCAGTCCATCTGCAAAACAAATGTCGTGATGGTGCCAACTCTTGAAGGTAAAACTCAGCTGCCAAAATCTCACAAAGATCATCAGAGAACTTTGCCAAATTCATTTGAATTTGAAAATTCACCACTGGAAAGTGGTAGCAGAAATTCACCTTTGTCAAGCTCTTCAAATATCATTCAGAAAGTGCCAGTTAGCGGACTCTTCCCTCAACCAGAAGTTACAGCTTCAAGTAAACGAATGCTTTCCCCAGCAAACAGTTTAGATATTGCCatggaaaaacagcaaaaacGTGTTAAAGATGAGAGTGGAGCTGCTTGTATGGCAGATGCTAGACCATTGCATTCACTGAACATTAGATCTAATGACCCTCCTAGTAAGCAAAAGAAACCAGTTTTGGTAAGACAGGTTTGCACCACAGAGCCTCTTGAAAATCACCTCTTGGATCCTGATGTTGTCACACAGCATGAAAAAAGCAGCAAGGCCAGTACTTCAGACCTGCCTGACCATCAGTCATCTGACACTGGGGTTTCAGAAACCCTAAAAAAGTCACCAGAATCCGAAGACATTAAGTCTTCCACATCACCAGTGTTTGTAGTCGGGAAACCTTCTGAATTGTCTCCAGTGAACAGCCAGAGTTCTCTTCTCAAGGCTGTAAGCAGCAGCCAAGAAAGAAGGTCCCCACCTAACAGTGATGACAGCACCCACATCAGCAGCCCAGGCCAAGCAAAGCCTgtagcagcactggctgtgatgAATGCAGGGGAAATGCAGAGGTTGTCATTTCCAAGCCTCAAGACCACAACAAATTTTACCTGGTGTTACCTCATGAAGAGAAAACCATTGCACCTGCTGCAAAATGATCAAAAAATCTCTGCCTATTCTACATGGACCATTAGTCCCAACAACCCCAATCCACTCGGTTTGTCGACAAAGGTAGCTCTCTCCCTCCTCAATTCCAAACAAAAAGTTGAAAAGCCACTGTACACTCTAGCAAGAACTACGCACCCCAGATCTGATGTATTGGTCTATTCAAGCAAGTGGAAGAACAGCTTGACCAAG agatcattaaataggaaaaaattgaCTCCAACTGAATTCAGCAATAAAGAAAACTCTGAATCGAGCACTGAACATGATAAAGAAAACTCATTTATCAAAACTGTACCAAGAAGAGTTAAAATATTTGATGGAGG GTACAAGTCAAACGAAGACTATGTGTACgtgagagggagagggagagggaagtATATCTGTGAGGAGTGTGGAATACGTTGCAAGAAGCCCAGCATGCTGAAGAAGCACATTCGCACACACACCGATGTCCGTCCTTACCACTGCAATTACTGCAACTTTTCCTTCAAAACTAAAG gaaaTTTAACAAAGCATATGAAGTCAAAGGCACATAGCAAGAAATGCATGGATTTGGGAGTCTCAGTAGGCTTAATAGATGACCAGGATGGAGAAGAAGAATTTG GAATGAAAGTCAAAAGCCCACAGATTTTCTTCTTCTCATTTCTGAGGAGCCCTGGTGATCACCAGTCTGAAGTTAACCCAGTAGATGTCACT GTGAGAAGCAAAGATTTGGCTATGACCGGTCAGGATATGACGTGGAGGAGTCTGATGGTGGCGATGAAGATGAAAATGACAATGAGGACGATGATGAAGACAGCCAGGCTGAGTCAGTGCTCTCCACAACGCCCTCGGTGA